The Haloarchaeobius amylolyticus genome window below encodes:
- a CDS encoding NAD(+)/NADH kinase, with amino-acid sequence MKVGLVAQKDNARAAHLAERLRETLREHDVTVVVDTATAEALGSDGVSPEAMQDCALVVSIGGDGTFLYTARGAGTAPIMGVNLGEVGFLNAVSPDDALEAVQAEVEHIRDTGSPHVREMMRLQARGEGWTLDPGMNEIVVQGPQRGHGGGASFEVRIDGELYTGSQGDGVLVATPAGSTAYNLSEGGPFIRPEVDAVVVTEMCASEPMPSLVSAADSTVTVRVDDADSGFVISDGRNQQVIEPPETVTIERADRPVRMAGPPGEFFKALNKLD; translated from the coding sequence ATGAAGGTGGGGCTGGTCGCCCAGAAGGACAACGCTCGCGCGGCGCATCTGGCGGAGAGACTCCGCGAGACGCTCCGCGAGCACGACGTGACGGTAGTAGTCGACACGGCAACAGCCGAGGCCCTCGGCAGCGACGGCGTCTCGCCCGAGGCCATGCAGGACTGCGCGCTGGTCGTGAGCATCGGCGGCGACGGGACGTTCCTCTACACCGCCCGCGGTGCCGGCACCGCCCCCATCATGGGCGTCAACCTCGGCGAGGTCGGGTTCCTGAACGCAGTCTCGCCGGACGACGCCCTCGAGGCGGTCCAGGCCGAGGTCGAACACATCCGCGACACCGGGTCTCCCCACGTCCGCGAGATGATGCGCCTGCAGGCCCGGGGCGAGGGGTGGACGCTCGACCCCGGCATGAACGAGATCGTCGTCCAGGGCCCCCAGCGCGGCCACGGCGGCGGGGCCTCCTTCGAGGTGCGCATCGACGGCGAGCTGTACACCGGCAGCCAGGGTGACGGCGTCCTCGTCGCGACACCGGCGGGCAGCACCGCCTACAACCTCAGCGAGGGCGGCCCGTTCATCCGCCCCGAGGTCGACGCCGTCGTCGTCACCGAGATGTGCGCCTCCGAGCCGATGCCGTCGCTCGTCAGTGCGGCCGACAGCACCGTCACCGTCCGGGTCGACGACGCCGACTCCGGCTTCGTCATCAGCGACGGGCGCAACCAGCAGGTCATCGAACCGCCGGAGACCGTCACCATCGAACGCGCCGACCGGCCGGTCCGGATGGCCGGGCCGCCGGGCGAGTTCTTCAAGGCGCTGAACAAACTCGACTGA
- the mptA gene encoding GTP cyclohydrolase MptA, translated as MSEQLPDVQASSPDVTVGLSQVGVTGVEKLVKLHRDDKRPIVLMAEFEVFVDLPSWRKGADMSRNMQVIDETLEAATREEALRVEDVCGDAAERLLAKHDYTSKAVVKMEAELVTREETPASGLETQSVVDIIASATATDEGTREEIGAHVVGMTVCPCSQGMSAARARSVLADLGIDDETTEEFLDRVPQPGHSQRGHATITIESEGTPDVDLMDIVEVARDSMSARIYNLAKRPDEDHMTYEAHADAKFVEDCVRAMAEGVVETFDHLPDDAVIHMEQSNDESIHQHNAHAERLVEMGQLREELNGTA; from the coding sequence ATGAGTGAGCAACTGCCGGACGTCCAGGCGTCCAGCCCGGACGTCACCGTCGGGCTGAGTCAGGTGGGGGTCACGGGTGTCGAGAAGCTCGTGAAGCTCCACCGCGACGACAAGCGACCGATCGTCCTGATGGCCGAGTTCGAGGTGTTCGTCGACCTGCCGTCGTGGCGCAAGGGCGCCGACATGTCCCGGAACATGCAGGTCATCGACGAGACGCTGGAGGCCGCGACCCGCGAGGAGGCCCTCCGCGTCGAGGACGTCTGTGGCGACGCCGCAGAGCGCCTGCTGGCCAAACACGACTACACCAGCAAGGCCGTCGTGAAGATGGAGGCCGAACTCGTCACCCGCGAGGAGACCCCTGCCTCCGGCCTGGAGACCCAGAGCGTCGTCGACATCATCGCCAGCGCGACCGCCACCGACGAGGGCACCCGCGAGGAGATTGGCGCCCACGTCGTCGGCATGACCGTCTGTCCCTGCTCGCAGGGGATGTCCGCCGCCCGCGCCCGCTCCGTGCTCGCCGACCTCGGGATCGACGACGAGACCACCGAGGAGTTCCTCGACCGGGTGCCCCAGCCCGGCCACAGCCAGCGCGGCCACGCCACCATCACCATCGAGAGCGAGGGCACCCCCGACGTGGACCTCATGGACATCGTCGAGGTCGCCCGCGACTCCATGTCGGCGCGCATCTACAACCTCGCGAAGCGCCCCGACGAGGACCACATGACCTACGAGGCCCACGCCGACGCCAAGTTCGTCGAGGACTGCGTGCGTGCCATGGCCGAGGGCGTCGTCGAGACGTTCGACCACCTGCCGGACGACGCCGTGATCCACATGGAGCAGTCCAACGACGAGTCCATCCACCAGCACAACGCCCACGCCGAGCGTCTCGTCGAGATGGGCCAGCTGCGCGAGGAACTGAACGGGACCGCCTGA
- a CDS encoding signal peptidase I yields MGARRLLSLAASAAVALVLVSLLAGALLGQPILLSYVETGSMQPTMDPGDGFVAIPTAIGGDVSEGDVIVFQAEHLHGGGLTTHRVVAETDRGYVTRGDANPFTDQDGEEPPVKDAQVVAKALTVGDSVLVIPYLGTVVMSIQDALEWTQLRLAQTLGMRSLLGSQGVAMVLFGLSVVGYVLDWYLTDPAAEKRQRSRSRDDGTSLRLVLAGLALLVVVAATAAMVVPAGTQEFGVVSAEFESENPTVIEQGTTSDLPYRVANAGLVPVHVYLEPASEGVAVTPRHLVVDGQSRTNATLTLAAADDTGYYRRFLTQHRYLAVLPGPVIDGLYRVHPWLPLVAIDGLLGSTVYLAGAVTLKQGRLRNRERENPGRSVTERVLGWF; encoded by the coding sequence ATGGGGGCACGCCGTCTGCTATCGCTCGCAGCCTCGGCAGCGGTCGCGCTGGTCCTCGTCTCGCTGCTCGCGGGGGCGCTGCTCGGCCAGCCTATCCTCCTGAGCTACGTCGAGACCGGCAGCATGCAGCCGACGATGGACCCCGGCGACGGCTTCGTGGCGATCCCGACCGCCATCGGCGGGGACGTCTCCGAGGGCGACGTCATCGTCTTCCAGGCCGAACACCTCCACGGCGGCGGGCTCACGACCCACCGGGTCGTCGCGGAGACGGACCGCGGGTACGTCACCCGCGGAGATGCGAATCCCTTCACCGACCAGGACGGCGAGGAGCCACCGGTGAAGGACGCCCAGGTCGTCGCGAAAGCGCTGACCGTGGGCGATTCCGTGCTGGTCATCCCGTACCTCGGGACGGTCGTGATGAGCATCCAGGACGCGCTCGAATGGACCCAGCTCCGGCTCGCCCAGACCCTCGGCATGCGGTCGCTGCTCGGGTCACAGGGCGTCGCCATGGTGCTGTTCGGGCTGTCGGTCGTCGGCTACGTGCTGGACTGGTACCTCACGGACCCGGCGGCCGAGAAGCGCCAGCGGTCACGGAGCCGCGACGACGGGACATCACTGCGGCTGGTGCTCGCGGGACTGGCGTTGCTCGTGGTGGTCGCGGCGACCGCGGCGATGGTCGTCCCCGCCGGCACGCAGGAGTTCGGCGTCGTCAGCGCGGAGTTCGAGTCCGAGAACCCGACCGTCATCGAGCAGGGAACCACGAGCGACCTGCCCTACCGCGTCGCCAACGCCGGGCTGGTCCCGGTGCACGTCTACCTCGAACCGGCGAGCGAGGGGGTGGCGGTGACGCCGCGACACCTCGTGGTCGACGGCCAGAGTCGCACGAACGCGACCCTGACGCTCGCGGCGGCGGACGACACGGGGTACTACCGGCGGTTCCTCACGCAACATCGGTACCTCGCGGTGCTGCCGGGGCCGGTCATCGACGGGCTGTACCGGGTGCATCCCTGGCTCCCGCTGGTCGCCATCGACGGGCTGCTCGGGTCGACGGTCTACCTCGCCGGGGCGGTGACGCTGAAGCAGGGGCGGCTCCGCAACCGGGAGCGAGAGAACCCGGGTCGGTCGGTCACGGAGCGGGTGCTCGGGTGGTTCTGA
- a CDS encoding CARDB domain-containing protein, giving the protein MHRATKLLLTAVATITIALALLQGTGAFLTTQSDTIGQGIHLTPHPGDNGDFAYYDEDGELTVDLTAENPNLEGEGVSIDAGTTVRDIFTVTNTNPEPARVWLDLDQPFLTFVARGESIEGKGNAVVLGQNESVAVGLRVDTTEDVTVDIVRDQFEVNAVPAEAATDSTQGTDADIQTASVPAVSVAKPAPNERRVTLWHVTGSKTADLDRMHVAGANVTLDRVALAPTREDVVRVDIVGSPEPVGGVGALPAGRDAQPDGYLDLRQAIGTGGFETVRLYVSVDRDYLDWRGTDPADVTLLEYGDGNWTELDARLVEHGERMHYVATTDALGTVVVASGQPDIQVAGVRVADRDVVPGETVTVRASVENDGMADGRRELAVAVDDAAVEREPVALDPDERAVVRYELTFEEPGTHSLQVGTVDAGEVVVSRAAGADQTTGVGDGSAGTGDSQGTGAEQEATDAGAPGLSTQGGEADPGAVVAVVVGAASVLVSVVVLRRLTSV; this is encoded by the coding sequence GTGCACCGAGCAACGAAACTCCTCCTCACGGCCGTCGCCACCATCACCATCGCCCTCGCGCTCCTCCAGGGCACCGGCGCGTTCCTCACCACCCAGTCCGACACCATCGGACAGGGAATCCACCTCACCCCGCACCCGGGTGACAACGGCGACTTCGCCTACTACGACGAGGACGGCGAGCTGACGGTCGACCTGACCGCCGAGAACCCGAACCTCGAGGGCGAGGGCGTCTCCATCGACGCGGGAACCACCGTCCGGGACATCTTCACCGTCACGAACACGAACCCGGAGCCGGCCCGGGTGTGGCTCGACCTCGACCAGCCATTTCTGACCTTCGTCGCCCGGGGTGAGTCCATCGAGGGCAAGGGGAACGCGGTCGTGCTCGGGCAGAACGAGAGCGTCGCGGTCGGGCTGCGGGTCGACACGACCGAGGACGTGACGGTCGACATCGTGCGGGACCAGTTCGAGGTGAACGCGGTCCCGGCGGAGGCCGCCACCGATTCGACCCAGGGAACGGACGCGGACATCCAGACCGCGAGCGTCCCGGCGGTGTCGGTGGCGAAGCCGGCACCGAACGAGCGCCGGGTCACCCTCTGGCACGTCACGGGGTCGAAGACGGCCGACCTCGACCGGATGCACGTCGCGGGGGCGAACGTGACCCTCGACCGCGTCGCGCTCGCACCCACGCGGGAGGACGTGGTGCGGGTGGACATCGTGGGCAGCCCGGAGCCGGTCGGCGGGGTGGGGGCGCTCCCGGCCGGTCGTGACGCCCAGCCGGACGGGTACCTCGACCTCCGGCAGGCCATCGGAACCGGCGGGTTCGAGACGGTGCGGCTGTACGTCAGCGTCGACCGGGACTACCTCGACTGGCGGGGAACCGACCCGGCCGACGTGACCCTCCTCGAGTACGGAGACGGCAACTGGACCGAACTCGACGCCCGGCTGGTCGAGCACGGCGAGCGAATGCACTACGTCGCGACGACCGACGCGCTCGGGACGGTCGTCGTGGCGAGCGGGCAGCCCGACATCCAGGTCGCTGGCGTGCGCGTCGCGGACCGAGACGTGGTTCCCGGTGAGACCGTGACGGTCCGTGCCTCGGTCGAGAACGACGGCATGGCCGATGGTCGCCGGGAACTGGCGGTCGCGGTCGACGACGCGGCGGTCGAGCGCGAACCGGTCGCACTGGACCCGGACGAGCGTGCGGTCGTCCGGTACGAGCTCACGTTCGAGGAGCCGGGGACGCACTCGCTCCAGGTCGGGACTGTCGACGCCGGGGAGGTCGTCGTCAGTCGGGCGGCCGGCGCCGACCAGACGACCGGCGTCGGCGACGGCTCCGCCGGCACGGGCGACAGCCAGGGAACCGGCGCCGAGCAGGAGGCGACCGACGCGGGCGCACCCGGGCTGTCCACCCAGGGTGGCGAGGCCGACCCGGGGGCCGTCGTCGCGGTCGTCGTCGGTGCTGCCAGCGTACTGGTCTCGGTGGTGGTGCTCCGCCGACTCACGAGCGTCTGA
- a CDS encoding DUF7344 domain-containing protein, which yields MGVAKQRGNEEAEVSTPVSEDELFDVLSNQRRRYAVHVLKQEEQAAIDIGPMARQIAAWENDVELSQVDYSERKRVYTALQQQHLPRMDEAGVVEFDKDRGVVEPTAALADVDLYLDVVRGKEMPWNEYYLGLSGVAVALTAVVGADLWPFTAFSDFSWLVAVVIAFACSALAHRYYVTELELGSTEEPPELDR from the coding sequence ATGGGGGTCGCGAAACAGCGGGGGAACGAGGAGGCCGAGGTATCGACACCGGTCTCCGAGGACGAACTGTTCGACGTGCTCTCGAACCAGCGACGACGCTACGCGGTGCACGTCCTGAAACAGGAGGAACAGGCGGCCATCGACATCGGGCCGATGGCGCGACAGATCGCCGCGTGGGAGAACGACGTCGAGCTGTCCCAGGTCGATTACTCCGAGCGCAAGCGGGTCTACACCGCGCTCCAGCAGCAGCACCTGCCGCGGATGGACGAGGCGGGGGTCGTCGAGTTCGACAAGGACCGGGGGGTCGTCGAACCGACCGCCGCGCTGGCGGACGTCGACCTGTACCTTGACGTGGTCCGCGGGAAGGAGATGCCCTGGAACGAGTACTATCTCGGTCTCTCCGGCGTGGCCGTGGCGCTCACGGCCGTCGTCGGCGCGGACCTCTGGCCGTTCACCGCGTTCTCTGACTTCTCGTGGCTCGTCGCGGTCGTCATCGCGTTCGCCTGCTCGGCGCTGGCGCATCGCTACTACGTGACCGAACTGGAGCTCGGGTCGACGGAGGAACCACCGGAACTCGATAGATGA
- a CDS encoding DUF5305 domain-containing protein, with the protein MTDDHTKLRAVVGDNQTVVALALVACVLAGGWLAYGAYADPGESTRTVQQEAWSTTGWYNHSATVTEENDVYETGTTLDDRSTYLGRIAPRLDGSYVFQYDARQSGDLAGNVSVVLVFTGTEGGSGEEPATVHWRKERVLANDSFSSLSPGDRVQVPFSLDAIAADQRAANISEQLGSSGEPSVSIRTTVTVQGTVDGEQVTHRQTDPLSLSVDGSTYSVSGATAQTESFDEARQVAVPAQAGPLGRFGGPGLLFVGLAGLGVLAVGNRRDLFTVSEAERERLAFEGERGEFDEWISEIRLPEDAFDRPAAEAESLQALVDFAIDTDNAVVEDPDEEAFYVVHGDYLYVYRPPTETPDEPGAVAMDDTADAEEEPAGPDAGADDWPDPLEPVTTSEEPPTWDDTGQAED; encoded by the coding sequence ATGACCGACGACCACACGAAACTGCGTGCTGTCGTCGGCGACAACCAGACCGTGGTCGCGCTCGCGCTCGTCGCCTGCGTGCTGGCCGGCGGCTGGCTCGCCTACGGGGCCTACGCCGACCCCGGGGAGTCCACCCGGACGGTCCAGCAGGAGGCCTGGTCGACGACCGGCTGGTACAACCACTCCGCGACCGTCACCGAGGAGAACGACGTCTACGAGACAGGCACCACGCTGGACGACCGGTCGACATACCTGGGTCGTATCGCGCCACGGCTCGACGGGAGCTACGTCTTCCAGTACGACGCCCGGCAGTCGGGCGACCTCGCGGGGAACGTCTCGGTCGTGCTGGTCTTCACCGGGACCGAAGGCGGCTCCGGTGAGGAGCCCGCGACGGTCCACTGGCGGAAGGAACGCGTCCTCGCGAACGATAGCTTCTCGTCGCTCTCGCCCGGTGACCGCGTGCAGGTTCCCTTCTCGCTCGACGCCATCGCGGCCGACCAGCGTGCCGCGAACATCTCCGAGCAGCTCGGCAGCTCGGGCGAGCCGTCGGTGTCCATCCGGACGACCGTGACGGTGCAGGGGACCGTCGACGGGGAGCAGGTGACCCACCGGCAGACGGACCCCCTCTCGCTCTCGGTCGACGGGAGCACCTACAGCGTCTCCGGGGCCACCGCACAGACCGAGTCCTTCGACGAGGCGCGGCAGGTCGCCGTCCCGGCACAGGCCGGCCCACTGGGACGCTTCGGCGGCCCGGGACTGCTGTTCGTCGGGCTCGCTGGCCTCGGCGTGCTCGCGGTCGGGAACCGACGCGACCTCTTCACCGTCTCCGAGGCCGAGCGCGAGCGACTGGCCTTCGAGGGCGAACGCGGCGAGTTCGACGAGTGGATCTCGGAGATCCGCCTGCCAGAGGACGCCTTCGACCGCCCGGCGGCCGAGGCCGAGTCGCTGCAGGCCCTCGTCGACTTCGCCATCGACACGGACAACGCGGTCGTCGAGGACCCCGACGAGGAGGCGTTCTACGTCGTCCACGGTGACTACCTGTACGTCTACCGACCGCCGACAGAGACGCCGGACGAGCCGGGAGCCGTGGCGATGGACGACACGGCTGACGCCGAGGAGGAGCCGGCCGGCCCGGACGCGGGCGCCGACGACTGGCCGGACCCGCTCGAACCCGTCACCACGTCGGAGGAGCCGCCGACCTGGGACGACACCGGGCAGGCGGAGGACTGA
- a CDS encoding DUF7344 domain-containing protein has translation MLGDGGSTSGDGHGERRVTRDDVLEALGNERRRFALYALCRAGEQVTLRDLAETVASWENEKPPDELHSQELRRVKNALRQFHLPKLASSGIVEFDERRGTVAVTPEATECDLLTTVLFERRFPWTRYLLTLVGVGTLCAVGGAFEITPFDALPPETWLLMSLAAVLVALVRYCYEHYYRPRRGPRGPPIELRHQ, from the coding sequence ATGCTGGGGGACGGGGGTTCGACCAGCGGCGACGGCCACGGGGAGCGACGCGTCACACGCGACGACGTACTCGAGGCCCTGGGCAACGAGCGGCGCCGGTTCGCGCTCTACGCGCTCTGTCGGGCCGGCGAGCAGGTGACCCTCCGCGACCTCGCCGAGACGGTCGCGAGTTGGGAGAACGAGAAACCGCCCGACGAACTGCACTCCCAGGAACTCCGCCGGGTGAAGAACGCGCTTCGACAGTTCCACCTGCCCAAACTGGCGAGCAGTGGTATCGTCGAGTTCGACGAGCGTCGTGGGACGGTCGCGGTGACACCGGAAGCAACCGAGTGTGACCTCCTCACGACCGTCCTCTTCGAGCGACGGTTCCCCTGGACCCGGTACCTGCTCACCCTGGTCGGCGTCGGAACGCTGTGTGCAGTCGGTGGCGCGTTCGAGATCACCCCCTTCGACGCGCTCCCACCAGAGACGTGGCTGCTGATGTCCCTCGCCGCGGTGCTGGTCGCCCTGGTGCGGTACTGCTACGAGCACTACTACCGCCCCCGGCGGGGTCCGCGAGGGCCACCCATCGAACTCCGGCACCAGTGA
- a CDS encoding choice-of-anchor L domain-containing protein yields MTTKQDIGLSRRQVLAGLGTIGVASAGAGLGTTAFYSDRESLEGWYEAGRVDLLLDYRSTYRPWERYDLQNVPEDQRPPVVVGTEGMTYEVGAAPAVRNADGDAISHEDWGAFQTGTDVCVLPVPTDLADEANPDVLGGLTVEDDPGNQFLPGLVDGTRGMFIDLVDIKPYDEGETTFSFHLCGNPSYIYAELLDEDSEGGPLPRSDEDYREGVTDPIEPEREAGELIDDPRFEGGELCDYLYVVIAADPDCDNIIEVDENGATDGESPTAPAAQEVETAAVTAADAFSVTDLTDGSLTAEDLAASLVSTQGGVTIDPASVTYTGNDASAGMFQGGMDPLGIESGIILSSGAAADVAGPNDEDGTTTAFDNPGDSDLDTLSNATTEDATVLEFDFTVPQDANKVYFNYVFGSEEYNEYVDAGYNDVFGFFLNGQNLAVVPDPNDSSETVPAAIDNVNEDVNDQLYNNNDPSEMDDGQMADTEMDGFTVVLDVEGDVVPGEPNTLRLAIADAGDASLDSWVLIEGGSLSTEDPTEIVEPTGDVLYAGSMSGWLEQFGPEFDGRIRIPPVVKADGSGVAGDPDVDAFCFEPGVHCYVMQWFLPCKANDSNGNGFTDLPLVNNPVASGTFDDELRARGYVDENDATIDVNITQTDTCHVGLQFTAEQCRHNTGSDEMA; encoded by the coding sequence ATGACAACGAAGCAAGATATCGGACTGTCTCGTCGGCAGGTGCTGGCCGGGCTCGGAACCATCGGCGTCGCAAGCGCGGGTGCCGGACTCGGCACGACCGCGTTCTACAGCGACCGCGAATCGCTCGAGGGCTGGTACGAGGCGGGCCGCGTCGACCTGTTGCTCGACTATCGGTCGACGTACCGGCCGTGGGAGCGCTACGACCTGCAGAACGTCCCGGAGGACCAGCGACCCCCGGTGGTCGTGGGAACAGAGGGGATGACATACGAGGTCGGCGCCGCGCCCGCGGTCCGGAACGCGGACGGAGACGCCATCAGCCACGAGGACTGGGGCGCGTTCCAGACGGGGACAGACGTCTGCGTGCTGCCCGTCCCGACCGACCTCGCCGACGAGGCTAACCCAGACGTACTGGGCGGCCTCACCGTCGAGGACGACCCCGGCAACCAGTTCCTCCCCGGCCTGGTCGATGGGACCCGCGGGATGTTCATCGACCTCGTCGACATCAAGCCGTACGACGAGGGTGAGACCACCTTCAGTTTCCACCTCTGTGGCAACCCGTCGTACATCTACGCGGAACTCCTCGACGAGGACAGCGAGGGCGGGCCGCTTCCCCGGAGCGACGAGGACTACCGCGAGGGTGTCACCGACCCCATCGAGCCCGAGCGCGAGGCGGGCGAGCTAATCGACGACCCCCGGTTCGAGGGCGGGGAACTCTGCGATTACCTCTACGTGGTCATCGCGGCCGACCCTGACTGTGACAACATCATCGAGGTCGACGAGAACGGGGCCACGGACGGCGAGAGCCCCACGGCGCCCGCAGCCCAGGAGGTCGAGACGGCCGCCGTCACGGCCGCGGACGCGTTCTCGGTCACCGACCTGACCGATGGGAGTCTCACCGCGGAGGACCTCGCGGCGTCGCTGGTCTCCACCCAGGGTGGCGTCACCATCGACCCGGCGAGCGTCACCTACACCGGCAACGACGCCTCGGCCGGCATGTTCCAGGGTGGGATGGACCCACTCGGCATCGAGAGCGGCATCATCCTCAGCTCAGGGGCTGCGGCCGACGTGGCCGGGCCGAACGACGAGGACGGGACGACCACCGCGTTCGATAACCCCGGCGACAGCGACCTCGACACGCTCTCGAACGCCACGACCGAGGACGCGACGGTCCTCGAGTTCGACTTCACGGTCCCACAGGACGCCAACAAGGTCTACTTCAACTACGTGTTCGGCTCCGAGGAGTACAACGAGTACGTCGATGCCGGGTACAACGACGTCTTCGGCTTCTTCCTGAACGGGCAGAACCTCGCCGTCGTTCCGGACCCGAACGACTCCAGCGAGACGGTCCCCGCAGCCATCGACAACGTCAACGAGGACGTCAACGACCAGCTGTACAACAACAACGACCCGTCGGAGATGGACGACGGGCAGATGGCCGACACCGAGATGGACGGGTTCACCGTCGTCCTCGACGTAGAAGGTGACGTCGTTCCCGGGGAGCCGAACACGCTCCGGCTGGCCATCGCCGACGCCGGTGACGCCTCGCTGGACTCGTGGGTGCTCATCGAGGGCGGCAGCCTCTCCACCGAGGACCCCACAGAGATCGTCGAGCCGACCGGCGACGTCCTCTACGCCGGGTCGATGAGTGGCTGGCTCGAACAGTTCGGCCCGGAGTTCGACGGCCGCATCCGGATTCCTCCGGTCGTGAAGGCCGACGGGTCGGGCGTCGCCGGTGACCCCGACGTCGACGCGTTCTGTTTCGAACCGGGCGTCCACTGCTACGTCATGCAGTGGTTCCTGCCGTGCAAGGCGAACGACTCGAACGGGAACGGTTTCACCGACCTCCCGCTCGTGAACAACCCGGTCGCGTCGGGGACCTTCGACGACGAACTCCGTGCTCGCGGGTACGTCGACGAGAACGACGCCACCATCGACGTCAACATCACGCAGACGGACACCTGCCACGTCGGCCTCCAGTTCACGGCCGAACAGTGCCGGCACAACACCGGGTCGGACGAGATGGCCTGA
- a CDS encoding TrmB family transcriptional regulator produces MASLRDLGLSEYEARAYRALLNTGPTTAKELSRASDVPMGRIYDVLNSIEQYNLVRSQTASRPKKYVAVEPATALDRLLDDKKRELEEKAEQYENIVEELSDELDAAEPVEEQFWTAAVGQEETTDLLLERLTAADRRIIMVASAQTPQFDVTDIGDQIVEQLEDALDRGVKIDVLLTREVVDTLSEEVGRRYRERLSPNPDFEVRTSEDVTGTFNLLDDVECVIQVPNPLGSSGETFAMIDLKDPEFATEVYEEFQPTWENAEPLHF; encoded by the coding sequence ATGGCGAGTCTCAGGGACCTCGGGTTGTCGGAGTACGAAGCGAGAGCATACCGCGCGCTGTTGAACACCGGACCGACAACCGCGAAGGAGTTGTCCCGGGCCAGCGACGTGCCCATGGGCCGTATCTACGACGTGCTGAACAGCATCGAGCAGTACAACCTCGTCCGCAGCCAGACCGCGAGCCGGCCGAAGAAGTACGTGGCCGTCGAGCCCGCGACCGCGCTGGACCGCCTCCTCGACGACAAGAAGCGCGAACTCGAGGAGAAGGCCGAACAGTACGAGAACATCGTCGAGGAGCTCTCGGACGAACTCGACGCGGCCGAACCCGTCGAGGAGCAGTTCTGGACCGCCGCCGTCGGGCAGGAGGAGACCACCGACCTCCTGCTCGAACGCCTCACCGCGGCCGACCGCCGCATCATCATGGTCGCCTCGGCCCAGACCCCCCAGTTCGACGTGACCGATATCGGCGACCAGATAGTCGAACAGCTGGAGGACGCCCTCGACCGTGGCGTCAAGATCGACGTGTTGCTCACCCGTGAGGTCGTCGACACCCTCTCGGAGGAGGTCGGCCGGCGCTACCGCGAACGTCTCTCGCCCAACCCCGACTTCGAGGTCCGCACCAGCGAGGACGTCACGGGCACGTTCAACCTGCTCGACGACGTGGAGTGCGTCATCCAGGTGCCCAACCCGCTGGGCTCCTCCGGCGAGACCTTCGCGATGATCGACCTCAAGGACCCCGAGTTCGCGACCGAGGTGTACGAGGAGTTCCAGCCGACGTGGGAGAACGCGGAACCGCTGCACTTCTGA